From Nocardia sp. NBC_00416:
CAGCTGCCAGCGTTTGAGCGGGGTGGTCTCGACCGGGCCCAGCCAGAGCACGCCCGCATTGGCGACCAGGACGTCGATCCCGCCGAGTTCGGCGACGGCGGTCGTCACCGCGTCGGCCACCGACTCTTCGCTGGTCACATCGCAGTGCACCGGAAGGGCATGTCCCCCGACCGTTTCGATCCGTCCGGCCACCTCGTGGATCGTCCCCGGCACTCGTCCGGTGTGTTCGGAGCGCGCGGCGACCGCGACGGTCGCGCCCTGCTCGGCGAGGGCCACCGCGATCGCGGCGCCGATACCCCGGCTGGCCCCGGCGACGAAGGCGACCTTCCCCGCCAGCGACCGTGCGGTGTCCGGGGCGGGTGTGGCCGCCGGCGTTCCGGTGCCGCCGCCCGGTCCGGGCGCGCCGGTCCGGGCGGCCGGTCCGGCTCCCGTGGTGCGGGCCGGGTCGGCGGATCCGCTCATTTCGGCGGGAAGCGCAGGGCGCCGTCGAGGCGGATGACCTCGCCGTTGAGGTAGTCGTTCTCGACGATCGACTGCACCAGCTGTCCGTACTCGGGGGAGCGGCCCATTCGTTTCGGGAACGGGATC
This genomic window contains:
- a CDS encoding SDR family NAD(P)-dependent oxidoreductase, translated to MSGSADPARTTGAGPAARTGAPGPGGGTGTPAATPAPDTARSLAGKVAFVAGASRGIGAAIAVALAEQGATVAVAARSEHTGRVPGTIHEVAGRIETVGGHALPVHCDVTSEESVADAVTTAVAELGGIDVLVANAGVLWLGPVETTPLKRWQLCLDVNLTGVFLVTRAVIPHIRARGGGSLVAVTTTGVGMTDRGSNAYWVSKAAVERLYLGLATDLRPDNIAVNCLSPSRVVLTEGWQAAGGREIPPEMVEPPETMGAAAALLAAQDGTGTTGTIQRSESLLIAP